The window GCTCAGCGAGCCGAGGAGTACCCTCACGAGTACTCCGGCGGGATGCTCCAGCGTGCAATGATTGCCCAGGCACTGGCTGGCGAACCGGACGTGCTGGTGGCCGACGAGCCGACGACCGCTCTGGACGTCACGATCCAGGCACAGGTGCTCGACCTGCTCTCGGATCTGCAAGAAGAGACCGGAATGACGATCCTCCTGATCACGCACAACCTCGGCGTCGTCGCCCGAATGTGCGACCGCGTCGGCGTGATGTACGCCGGCGAAATCGTCGAGCGAGGAACCATCGAAGACGTGTTCGACGACCCCGTCCATCCGTACACACAGGGGTTGCTTGGCTCGATTCCGGATCTCGATGCCGCGACCGATCGGCTGAACCCGATCCCCGGAAACGTCCCGAGTCTCCTCGATCACGAGATGGACGACCGGTGTTACTTCGCTGACCGATGTCCAAAAGCGATGGAGTCGTGTCTCGAGCACCCACCGGAGTTCGACGCCGGCGGGAGCGAATACCACGCGGCTCGCTGTGTACTCACCAAACGCGAGTACGACGAGACTGAAGCGCTCCCGAACGCGTACTTCCAGAGTGCGCCAGAAGAGGCAGAGACGGTCGACGAACGTGCGGCAACGACAGACGGGGGTGAGACCAAATGAGTAGCCAGCACGACCCACTCGTTCGCGTCGACGGCCTCGAGAAGTACTTCTGGGAGCAGGACTCCTGGCTCGACCGACTGCTCGGTGACGAACCGGTCGCCGTCCGAGCCGTTGACGGTGTGAGCTTCGACATTTACGAGGGAGAGACGCTGGGGCTGGTCGGCGAGTCCGGTTGCGGTAAGTCGACGACCGGTGAGACGCTCCTTCGACTCCAGGAACCCACCGGCGGCCGGGTCGAATTCGAGGGGGAGAACGTCTACGAGCTCGAGGGCGCTGACCAGACGGCATTCCGTCGGGAGGCTCAGGTCGTCTTCCAGGATCCGTTCTCGAGTCTGGATCCCCGGATGACGATCGGTCGGATCATCCGCCAGCCGCTCGACGTCCACGAGATCGGAACCGCCGAGGAACGCCGCGAGAGAGTTCGCGACCTGCTCGAGCGCGTCGGCCTCTCCGCGGATCAGATCGATCGCTATCCACACGAGTTCTCCGGCGGGCAACGCCAGCGCATCGGCATCGCCCGGGCGTTGGCGCTCGAACCGGAGTTCATCGTCCTCGACGAACCCACGAGCGCCCTCGACGTGAGCGTCCAGGCACAGGTGTTGAACCTGCTCGACGACCTCCAGGACGAGTTTGGGCTCACCTACCTCCTGATCAGCCACGATCTCTCGGTGATTCGCCACATCTGTGACCGCGTCGCCGTGATGTATCTGGGGGAAATCGTCGAAATCGGCCCCGTCGAGGAGATTTTCGACGACCCGAAACACCCCTACACCCAGGCACTCCTCGAGAGCGTTCCCCGGGCCTCGACCGACGAACGTGATCGCGACCGCGAGACGCTGTCGGGGGACGTTCCGTCGCCGCGGAATCCGCCCAGTGGCTGTCGGTTCCGGACGCGCTGTCCGCAGGTTATTCCACCCGAGGAGACCGAGAACGAACTCGAACAGCACCAGTACCGCGAGATCATGAACCTCCGGGAACGTGTGGAGTCCCAGAGTATCAGTCTCGAGGTGGTCGACGAAAGCGTCGAGGAGACCGACGACGGCATCGTGGTCGGGGACGTCGACGCGTTCGTCTCGGCACTACGAGCACACGTGCTCGAGACGGAACTACCGCCAAGACACCAGGCGATCGTTGACGATGCGCTGACCGAACTCGCCGACGAAAACTGGGAAGAAGCCGCCGAGCAACTACGATCGGCATACGAGAGCGTCTGCGAACGCGACAATCCTGCTCTCGGTGGTGAAACCCATCCAGTGGCTTGCCATCTCTACGACGATAGTCCACACGTGTGAGCGGAACGTCGTCGGGTACGGATCGAGTCGTCGGCCGAAAGCCTGTTTTTCCGTCAAATCATCGCTGGCAGCCGATGTGCCGTACGTTCGATAATTCACATCACTAGATTGTACTTAATCGTTTTCATTAAATTGTCATGCCACTCCAGTAGAGGTTCTGAATACGTGTAATTGTGCAATACATTCGCCGAACGACCCATAACTTATATACTAGTGCACCAATCCTGTACTATGTCACATGGAAACAACACGCGTATCGGTCGACGATCATTCCTCGCGTATGCTGGTGCAGCAACCGCGACGGCGAGTGTGGCTGGGTGTCTGGGGGAAGGAGAAGACGATCCAGGAGCAACCGACGATGGTACTGATGACACCGGCAACGGTACCGACACGGGCGACGATGACTCCTCGATCTGGATCAGCCAGACCCAGGATCCGACGACGCTCGATCCCCACGACCACCGTGAAACGACGACGGACAACGTCCTCTTACAGGCGTACGAACTCCACCTCGCCCGTGATCCCGATGGCGAGATCACGGACGGGCTCGCAACCGACTGGGAGATCCTCGACGACGATCGACATCAGTTGACGATTCGTGAGGACGTTCAGTTCCACAATGGGGAGGAACTAGTCCCTGGAGACTCAGCGTTCAGCATCAACCGCGTCGTCAACCCGGACGAGGGGAACCTCGAGAGTCCACAAGCAGACCAACTCGCGGGTGTCACCGGAGCCGAAGTGGACGATGACGAACACGCGATCATCGTCCACTCCGACGGGGCGAACCCGACTGCGTTCGCCAATCTCGCGTCGTACTGTCCCGTCGTTCAGGAGTCGTGGGTGATGGATCGGGATGCAGACGAGGTGGGCCAGGAGATCAACGGAACCGGGCCATATCAGCTCGAGGAGTTCGTTACGGACGAGTATACCCGATTCACCAGCTTCCCAGACTACTGGCAGGGCGAAGCCGAGATCGAGGAGCTCACGATCGATGCCGCCCCCGAATCGAGTACGCGAATCAACAGTCTACAGGCTGGAGAGGTTGACATCTCGACCGCCGTTCCACCGGATGACGCACCGAGTATCGACGGTGACGACGATCTTTACATCGGTGAAGCACCCAGTACGCGAATCCTCATGCTGCCGATGCGATACGACGTCGAACCCTTCGACAGTCAGGAATTCCGCCAGGCGATGAATTACGCGATCGACTTCGATGCGATCATCGAAAACGTCCTCAACAATTTCGGTGACGCTACTGCTCAGCCGACACTCGAGGGCTACTTCGGTCACAACCCAGACCTTGATCCGTATCCGTACGATCCCGAACGGGCCGAGGAGCTCGTCGACGAAAGCGGTCACGCGGGCGTCGAAATCGAACTCCACGTGCCGGCCGGCCGGTACCTCCAGAGCGACGAGATCGCACAGTCCTGTGTTGGATACATCGACGACCTCGACAACGTCTCGTGTGAGATCGAGATGCGTGACTTCGGCGAACTCGCGGGAACGTTACTCGACGGCGACATCGAAACGACGCCGCCGTTCTTCCTGATCGGCTGGGGGAACACGACGTTCGACGCCCAGCAGAACCTGTTCCCCTGGTTCACCGAGGACACTTCACAGTACACGTTCATCGACGACGATCTGCAAGACCTCATTTATGCCGCTGCGACCGAAGTCGACGAGGACGAACGCGAACAGTTGCTGATGGACGCGTGTGAACTGGCCCACGAGTTGGCGGTGTTCGTGTTCTTGAACCGCGAATACCTCATCTACGGTCTCAACGAGCGTGTCGAGTGGGAACCGCGACAGGACGAGTACGCTCTCGCCTACGAGATGTCGCTCAGGTAGTCGGACGATCGCTTATCGATTCATGTCACAGTATCACTTCCTCTTGCGACGGGGGTTACAGGGATTGTTCGTCATCTGGGGGGTCGTTACGCTCGTGTTTCTCCTCCGATACATGACACCCGGGAGCCCAGTCGACTTCGTCGCCCCCCTGGACGCCTCGCCCGAACTTCGCGAGCAAGTTGCCGCGAATCTCGGTCTCGACCAACCGATTTACGTACAGTACTTCGAGTACCTCTTCGGCCTCGCGCAGGGCGATATGGGGTACTCGTACCTCCGATCACAGCCAGCGAGTTCGATCATATTCGCCAGACTCCCTGCGACGATCGAACTCGCGATCGTTGCGACCATCGTCGCCATGATCTTCTCGATCCCTTTGGGCGTGATCAGCGCAACCCGTCGTCACGAGCCCGCCGATTACGCTGCCACCGGGTTCTCGCTGGTCGGCATCAGCACCCCGAACTTCTGGCTCGGCATCATGCTGATCCTGATCGTTTCGGTTGGCCTCGGCATCTTGCCGACGAGCCGTCGTCCCATCGGGTTTTTACCCGCCATGGAGCTACTGATATTCCAGCTCGAGACCCAGGGGATTCGTGAGTGGGTCGTTCACATCATCCTTCCAGCGATTACCCTCGGGACGTACTTCACCGCGATGATCGTCCGGCTGACCAGAAGCGGGATGCTCGACGAACTCGGCAAATCGTACGTTCAGGCGACGCGGGCGAAGGGACTCCCGGAGACGCTCGTCAGGTACAAACACGTCCTCAGGAATACGATGATTCCGATCATCACCGTTCTTGGACTGCAACTCGGGTCGCTCATCGGCGGAGCGGTTATCACCGAGTTCGTCTTCAATTGGCCGGGCCTCGGTACGCTGATCATTAATGCGATCAACGTCCGCGATTGGCCGATCATCCAGGGGGCGCTCATCGTCATCGGGATCGGGTTCGTCGTCATCAATATCGCCGTCGACGCCCTGTACACGTATCTCAATCCGAAGGTGAGCTACGAATGAACGGTGGGGGTAATCGATGATCTCGGATCGAGTTCGACAGAGCCTCAAACGTGAGTTTCGAAACAGCTTGATGGCCAAGATCGGCCTGTTCTTCGTGGTCGTCGTCCTCTTGACTGCGATTTTCGCTCCGTTCTTTGCCCCACACGACCCGACGCAGCAGGGGCTCGATGAGTCGAATCTGCCGCCGGCAGGCGTCACCTACACCACCGACGAGTTCCGCATGGTCGATGGTGAGCGTGAGACCGTCGAAACGACCACTCGAGGAACGATGGATCATCCCTTTGGCACGGACGCGCTCGGGCGAGATCTCTTCTCGCGTGTGCTGTTTGGGGCTCGCACGTCGCTCATGGTTGGCATCGCTGGAACGGGAATCGCCGTGGCCCTGGGCGTTGGTGTCGGCCTGGTTGCGGGCTACTACGGTGGTCGGGTCGACGACACGCTCATGCGATTTGCGGATATAATGCTCGCGTTCCCGGCACTCGTCCTCGCCATCTCACTGGTTGGACTGTTCGGGGCGATGACCATACGGATACCCGACCCGTTCGTTGCTGCCGGGTTGGTCGAGGGAATGCCGGAGACGTTCGCGTTTCCGGTAACACTCACGCTGGTCGTCGGTATCGTCAACTGGGTCTGGTTCGCCCGCATCTCCCGGGGAGAAGCATTGTCTATCCGACAGGAAGAGTACGTCAAAGCGGCACGTAGTGTTGGCGCGAGCGACTGGACGATCCTTCGCCAGCACGTCCTCCCGAACAGTCTCACCCCGATCATCGTCCTCGCGACGATTCAGGTCGCTGCGATCATCCTCCTCGAGAGTTCGCTCTCCTTCCTGGGCTTCTCGGGGACGACACTCTCGTGGGGCTTCGACATCGCCCAGGGTCGTGACTATCTCGGCACGTCCTGGTGGATAGCCAGCATTCCGGGACTGGCAATCGTCGTGACGGTGGTTGGCATCAACCTGCTCGGCGACTGGCTCCGGGACGCCCTCGACCCTGGAATCGGTGGCGAACACGGGGGTGGGATGTGAGATGATTTCCGATCCACTGCTCCGCGTCACCGGACTCGACACCCGCTTTTTCACCGAGGAGGGTCAGGTGAACGCGGTCGAATCGCTCGACCTCGACGTGTACGAGGGCGAAGTGTTCGGCATCGTTGGCGAGTCGGGGAGCGGAAAATCGGTTACTGCGAGATCGCTGATCGACCTCCTCGAGCCTCCGGGGTACGTCACGGCCGGTTCGATCTGGTATCGAAACGCCGACCTGGTCGCTACCGTGGCAGACGATCACCCAGATGCGGTCGACGGGCAGTTCGTCGATCTCCAGGCACTTCCGTCGAACGTTCGGCGAACGCTTCGGGGAACACACTTCAGTATGATCTTCCAGGATCCGATGAGCAGTTTCAACCCCTCGATCACAGTCGGCGAACAGATTGCCGAGGCCGTCGAGGCGCAGCAACGTGCGCGGGCAAACCCACGTTCGGTGGCCTCCCGAACCCAGGGGTACGGACTGCGCCAATACCTCATGAGTACGGTGATGGGCTCGAAGAAGTACGTGACCGAATCGAGCACTGAGCGGGCAATCGAACTGCTCGAGCTCGTGGGGATCCCCGACGCACCGCTCAGGGCGGAGGAATACCCCCACGAGTACTCCGGTGGGATGCTCCAGCGTGCAATGATTGCCCAGGCGCTCGCGGGCGAACCGAACGTCCTGGTGGCCGACGAGCCGACGACCGCTCTGGACGTGACGATCCAGGCCCAGATCCTCGACTTACTCTCGGAGCTCCAGGAGGAGACGGGAATGACGATCCTCCTAATCACGCACAACCTCGGCGTCGTCGCCCGGATGTGTGATCGGGTCGGCGTGATGTACGCCGGCGAAATCGTCGAACGGGGCACCCTCGAGGACGTGTTCGACGACCCCGTCCATCCGTACACACAGGGGTTGCTCGGAAGCGTCCCCGACCTCGCCGGGGCTGGCAGTCGGCTCCAGCCGATACCAGGCAACGTTCCGAGCCTCCTCGACAGTGAGATGGGAGATCGGTGTTACTTCGCCGACCGCTGCCCGAAAGCGATGGAAGACTGTCTCGAGCACCCACCCGAGTTCGACGTTGGAGACGGTGAACACGAGACGATGTGTTATCTCGCAGAGATGTTGTACGACGAATCACGGGCGCTTTCGAACGACTTTTTCGACACCGAGACGGCTGACGGAACTCCTCAGGGCTCGACCGCACCCGCTGCCGAAGGGATGGAGTCCGACGGCGGTCACGAACTCGACACGAACAGATCGACCGAACGAGAGGACGCAACGGAGGACACGCGATGAGTATCGACGATCAACGCGGCGAACCGGGAACAGCGCTCGAGCGAACCTACGATGATCCGCTCGTTCGGGTCGACGGCCTCGAGAAGTACTTCTGGGAGAACAATTCGCTACTGGATCGACTGCTCGGGGACGAACCGGTCGCCGTGCGGGCCGTCGACGGTGTGAGCTTCGACATTTACGAGGGAGAGACGCTGGGGCTGGTCGGCGAGTCCGGTTGCGGGAAATCCACGACCGGTGAGACGCTTCTGCGTTTGCAAGAGCCGACTGACGGTCAGGTGGAGTTCGACGGCAAGAACGTCTACGAGATGGAGGGGGGTGACCTCCAGCACTTCCGTCGGGAGGCTCAGGTCGTCTTCCAGGATCCGTTCTCGAGTCTGGATCCCCGGATGACGATCGGTCGGATCATCCGCCAGCCCCTCGACGTCCACGAGATCGGAACCGCCGAGGAACGCCGAGAACGGGTGCGTGACCTGCTCGAACGCGTCGGCCTCTCCGCGGATCAGATCGATCGCTATCCACACGAGTTCTCCGGCGGGCAACGCCAGCGCATCGGCATCGCCCGAGCGCTGGCGCTCGAACCGGAGTTCATCGTCCTCGACGAACCCACGAGCGCCCTCGACGTGAGCGTCCAGGCGCAGGTGTTGAACCTGCTCGACGACCTCCAGGACGAGTTCGACCTGACGTACCTCCTGATCAGCCACGATCTCTCGGTGATTCGCCACATCTGTGACCGCGTCGCCGTGATGTATCTGGGGGAAATCGTCGAAATCGGCCCCGTAGAAGAGATTTTCGACGACCCGAAACACCCCTACACCCAGGCACTCCTCGAGAGCGTTCCCCGGGCATCCACTGCGGAAAAACATCGGAATCGGGAACCACTCACAGGGGACGTTCCGTCCCCCCGGAACCCACCGAGTGGCTGTCGGTTCCGAACGCGCTGTCCGCAGGTTATTCCACCCGAGGAGATCGAGAACGAACTCACACAACACCAGTACCGCGAGATCATGAATCTCCGAGAGCGCATCGAGTCTCAAAGCATCAGTCTCGAGGTGGTCGACGAAAGCGTCGAGGAGAGTGACGACGGCATCGTGGTCGGGGACGTCGACGCGTTCGTCTCGGCACTACGAGCACACGTGCTCGAGACCGACCTACCGCCGAGTCACAAAGACATCGTCGACGACGCCCTCGAAGCCCTCGCTGTCGACAACTGGGAGCAGGCAGCCCGGGAGTTACGCGAGACGTACAGGAGCATCTGCGAACAGGAGAACCCACCGTTAGGCGACGGGAAACATCCGGTTGCCTGTCATCTCGCTGGCGAGCCCCAAACGACATCGGTTCAGCGCGAGGTGGCGGCCGATCACGACAGCTTTTGAGGGGCGCTCCAACCGAGATTCGTGTCGATGTCGACGACAACGTTTTTCCCGCTGACGCTCGCGGATTGGGGTATGGAACAGGGAGCATGGCTCGGTGTACGCGGTAGAGGTGACACAAAACGATGAAAAACGGACAGGGCGAGCTATGGGAGGAGGTGTTGGCGGATGCGACGGCACTTGCCGAGGAATATCGCGAAAACGGCTGGGAAGTCCGTACAGTTCACCCAGGTGACGTATCTCCTACTGAGAAAGACGAACGGTTCGGCTTGAGTGTCCTTCTCCCGGGAAGCGAGTACGAGGAGATTGAATCGCTCATCGACGATCCCAACGTGTCGTTCGACGGTGCCGAAGTGTATCAGCACACGGTCGGCACCGTCGTGTACGCCGTCGTAATCGAACTCGACACGACCACCGAGGTTGCCGTCGTGATCCCGATGGCCTACTCCGTCGCCGAATTTGAGACGATTTTCGAGCAAGCGTTCGAGGACGAGGAGCTACAGGTTCACCTGCGACCGCTGACGATCGATCAGTGGGTGACGTTCGTCCACGACGATCCCTCGCTGTTCGTCGACGAATCCCACCTGCAGTCGGTCATCGAGCAGAATCCGCGCCGGCAGGCGCAGGCGGCGATCCAGGCCGAACGCGACCGGCTGAAAGCGGAGGGAGCGGCTCGCGACTCGGATGTCGATGCCGATGGCGATACCGATGCCGAAAGTGAAGGCAACGACGATTCCTGAGACGGTCTCGAATCACCGCTCGAGAGTCGGGTGCGTATCGCTCGCTTCGACCGTACATCACACGCCACCGTAGCCGCGTTCGAGGCGTGGCCTACCGTTTCCGGCCCGCAGACCCCTACGAACGTACGTGCACAAATCGTTACTCGACGTCTTCGTCGCGGAGTTGTTTGCTCGCCTCCCGAACCTCCCGCATCACGCTCGAGATCCGTTCTTCGGCCTCGAGTTCGTCTTCGACGGCGAGGTCGACGCCTTCGACCTCGAGCAGGAACTTCGCGACTTCGGTGGCTTCGTACATGACGTCGTCGAGCTCCTCGGCCGTAAAGAAATCACACATCGCCCCGTAGAGAAACGTCGCCCCGGCGGTTCGAACTTTGTCTTCGAACGAGGTACGAGCCTGATTGACCGCCTGTGGTGTGTAGGTGTCGGTCATGAACGGGACGAGTTCGGGAAGGTTCTCACCGATTTTCGTCATCTCGACGCCCGTTTCGGTTCGGAAGTCAGAGCACAATCGGGCGATTGCCCACTCGCGTGCGGTGATGTAGGTTCGGTCACGCAGGAATTCGTTGACGCGGTCGTACTGGGCACCGTCCATTTTACTGAAGCGGGCGTATTTCTGGACTTCTTCGGGGACGTCGTCTGCCGTTTCGAGCGTGTCCGGGTCGGGGACGCCGGGCATGGACGAATCTGCGTCGGTTGCAGCGGTGTCCGTTTCAGTGGGGTTGGGTGTGCCCTCGGTAGTTCCGTCTGATTCCGTCGTACTTGCTGTTTCCTCCTGTCGTGGGTGTTCTTCGTGGGGTGACTGGGCGGTTCGCTCTCGAGTTCGGTCGCGGATTGCTTCGGAACTCCCCCTATCGTCGCCATCGTCACCGTCGCTCTCTGCATCAGTACCGTCGACCTCGCTATCTCTACCGTCCGTTTTGGAACCGTCATCCTCGAGGGATGCATCGTCAGTCCGTGGCTCTACGTCCGATTCCGTCGATTCCGATTTCGATTTCGATTCCGATTTCGATTTCGTCCCCGTCGTC of the Natronosalvus vescus genome contains:
- a CDS encoding ABC transporter ATP-binding protein — protein: MSEDILRINDLSTRFFTSEGQVNAVSNFDLTMKRGEVFGIVGESGSGKSVTALSIMDLVEAPGEITSGSIEYRNASFAETIHDDYPEAVDGDLVDLLAIPEDARRSLRGTSFSMIFQDPESSFNPSLTVGEQIAEAVEVQRRANANPRSTKAKTQGPQYSLGSYALSIVLKSKRYVTNASYERAIELLKTVGIPDPAQRAEEYPHEYSGGMLQRAMIAQALAGEPDVLVADEPTTALDVTIQAQVLDLLSDLQEETGMTILLITHNLGVVARMCDRVGVMYAGEIVERGTIEDVFDDPVHPYTQGLLGSIPDLDAATDRLNPIPGNVPSLLDHEMDDRCYFADRCPKAMESCLEHPPEFDAGGSEYHAARCVLTKREYDETEALPNAYFQSAPEEAETVDERAATTDGGETK
- a CDS encoding ABC transporter ATP-binding protein; the encoded protein is MSSQHDPLVRVDGLEKYFWEQDSWLDRLLGDEPVAVRAVDGVSFDIYEGETLGLVGESGCGKSTTGETLLRLQEPTGGRVEFEGENVYELEGADQTAFRREAQVVFQDPFSSLDPRMTIGRIIRQPLDVHEIGTAEERRERVRDLLERVGLSADQIDRYPHEFSGGQRQRIGIARALALEPEFIVLDEPTSALDVSVQAQVLNLLDDLQDEFGLTYLLISHDLSVIRHICDRVAVMYLGEIVEIGPVEEIFDDPKHPYTQALLESVPRASTDERDRDRETLSGDVPSPRNPPSGCRFRTRCPQVIPPEETENELEQHQYREIMNLRERVESQSISLEVVDESVEETDDGIVVGDVDAFVSALRAHVLETELPPRHQAIVDDALTELADENWEEAAEQLRSAYESVCERDNPALGGETHPVACHLYDDSPHV
- a CDS encoding ABC transporter substrate-binding protein, with translation MSHGNNTRIGRRSFLAYAGAATATASVAGCLGEGEDDPGATDDGTDDTGNGTDTGDDDSSIWISQTQDPTTLDPHDHRETTTDNVLLQAYELHLARDPDGEITDGLATDWEILDDDRHQLTIREDVQFHNGEELVPGDSAFSINRVVNPDEGNLESPQADQLAGVTGAEVDDDEHAIIVHSDGANPTAFANLASYCPVVQESWVMDRDADEVGQEINGTGPYQLEEFVTDEYTRFTSFPDYWQGEAEIEELTIDAAPESSTRINSLQAGEVDISTAVPPDDAPSIDGDDDLYIGEAPSTRILMLPMRYDVEPFDSQEFRQAMNYAIDFDAIIENVLNNFGDATAQPTLEGYFGHNPDLDPYPYDPERAEELVDESGHAGVEIELHVPAGRYLQSDEIAQSCVGYIDDLDNVSCEIEMRDFGELAGTLLDGDIETTPPFFLIGWGNTTFDAQQNLFPWFTEDTSQYTFIDDDLQDLIYAAATEVDEDEREQLLMDACELAHELAVFVFLNREYLIYGLNERVEWEPRQDEYALAYEMSLR
- a CDS encoding ABC transporter permease — translated: MSQYHFLLRRGLQGLFVIWGVVTLVFLLRYMTPGSPVDFVAPLDASPELREQVAANLGLDQPIYVQYFEYLFGLAQGDMGYSYLRSQPASSIIFARLPATIELAIVATIVAMIFSIPLGVISATRRHEPADYAATGFSLVGISTPNFWLGIMLILIVSVGLGILPTSRRPIGFLPAMELLIFQLETQGIREWVVHIILPAITLGTYFTAMIVRLTRSGMLDELGKSYVQATRAKGLPETLVRYKHVLRNTMIPIITVLGLQLGSLIGGAVITEFVFNWPGLGTLIINAINVRDWPIIQGALIVIGIGFVVINIAVDALYTYLNPKVSYE
- a CDS encoding ABC transporter permease translates to MISDRVRQSLKREFRNSLMAKIGLFFVVVVLLTAIFAPFFAPHDPTQQGLDESNLPPAGVTYTTDEFRMVDGERETVETTTRGTMDHPFGTDALGRDLFSRVLFGARTSLMVGIAGTGIAVALGVGVGLVAGYYGGRVDDTLMRFADIMLAFPALVLAISLVGLFGAMTIRIPDPFVAAGLVEGMPETFAFPVTLTLVVGIVNWVWFARISRGEALSIRQEEYVKAARSVGASDWTILRQHVLPNSLTPIIVLATIQVAAIILLESSLSFLGFSGTTLSWGFDIAQGRDYLGTSWWIASIPGLAIVVTVVGINLLGDWLRDALDPGIGGEHGGGM
- a CDS encoding ABC transporter ATP-binding protein; the encoded protein is MISDPLLRVTGLDTRFFTEEGQVNAVESLDLDVYEGEVFGIVGESGSGKSVTARSLIDLLEPPGYVTAGSIWYRNADLVATVADDHPDAVDGQFVDLQALPSNVRRTLRGTHFSMIFQDPMSSFNPSITVGEQIAEAVEAQQRARANPRSVASRTQGYGLRQYLMSTVMGSKKYVTESSTERAIELLELVGIPDAPLRAEEYPHEYSGGMLQRAMIAQALAGEPNVLVADEPTTALDVTIQAQILDLLSELQEETGMTILLITHNLGVVARMCDRVGVMYAGEIVERGTLEDVFDDPVHPYTQGLLGSVPDLAGAGSRLQPIPGNVPSLLDSEMGDRCYFADRCPKAMEDCLEHPPEFDVGDGEHETMCYLAEMLYDESRALSNDFFDTETADGTPQGSTAPAAEGMESDGGHELDTNRSTEREDATEDTR
- a CDS encoding ABC transporter ATP-binding protein, with translation MSIDDQRGEPGTALERTYDDPLVRVDGLEKYFWENNSLLDRLLGDEPVAVRAVDGVSFDIYEGETLGLVGESGCGKSTTGETLLRLQEPTDGQVEFDGKNVYEMEGGDLQHFRREAQVVFQDPFSSLDPRMTIGRIIRQPLDVHEIGTAEERRERVRDLLERVGLSADQIDRYPHEFSGGQRQRIGIARALALEPEFIVLDEPTSALDVSVQAQVLNLLDDLQDEFDLTYLLISHDLSVIRHICDRVAVMYLGEIVEIGPVEEIFDDPKHPYTQALLESVPRASTAEKHRNREPLTGDVPSPRNPPSGCRFRTRCPQVIPPEEIENELTQHQYREIMNLRERIESQSISLEVVDESVEESDDGIVVGDVDAFVSALRAHVLETDLPPSHKDIVDDALEALAVDNWEQAARELRETYRSICEQENPPLGDGKHPVACHLAGEPQTTSVQREVAADHDSF
- a CDS encoding DUF7529 family protein, with the protein product MKNGQGELWEEVLADATALAEEYRENGWEVRTVHPGDVSPTEKDERFGLSVLLPGSEYEEIESLIDDPNVSFDGAEVYQHTVGTVVYAVVIELDTTTEVAVVIPMAYSVAEFETIFEQAFEDEELQVHLRPLTIDQWVTFVHDDPSLFVDESHLQSVIEQNPRRQAQAAIQAERDRLKAEGAARDSDVDADGDTDAESEGNDDS
- a CDS encoding DUF5806 family protein → MRDRTRERTAQSPHEEHPRQEETASTTESDGTTEGTPNPTETDTAATDADSSMPGVPDPDTLETADDVPEEVQKYARFSKMDGAQYDRVNEFLRDRTYITAREWAIARLCSDFRTETGVEMTKIGENLPELVPFMTDTYTPQAVNQARTSFEDKVRTAGATFLYGAMCDFFTAEELDDVMYEATEVAKFLLEVEGVDLAVEDELEAEERISSVMREVREASKQLRDEDVE